In a genomic window of Streptomyces koelreuteriae:
- a CDS encoding carbohydrate ABC transporter permease, with product MSSLAVPKAEPVAGSTPTADQGRPPLRRRIALIPTVTLLLGAVYCLLPVAWVVIAATKSGRELFSTFTFLPGSGFAENFRDLSAYRDGVYWAWMGNSALYAGLGALLSTCVSAISGYALATYRFRGRETIFNVLLAGVLMPPVILAVPQYLLLAEVDLTDSYLSVLLPQILFPYGVYLARIYAAAAVPADVVEAGRMDGASEWRIFTRIALPMMIPGMVTVFLFQFVAIWNNFLLPYIMLSDDEKFPITLGLFTLLEQGANTPALYTLVITGAFLAVLPLVALFLVIQRFWSLDLLSGAVKS from the coding sequence ATGAGTTCCCTTGCCGTCCCGAAGGCCGAGCCCGTGGCCGGCAGCACGCCCACCGCCGACCAGGGCCGCCCGCCGCTGCGCCGCCGGATCGCCCTGATCCCGACGGTCACCCTGCTCCTGGGCGCGGTCTACTGTCTGCTGCCGGTGGCCTGGGTGGTCATCGCGGCCACCAAGTCCGGACGTGAGCTGTTCTCCACGTTCACCTTCCTGCCGGGCTCGGGATTCGCCGAGAACTTCCGGGACCTCAGCGCCTACCGCGACGGCGTGTACTGGGCGTGGATGGGCAACTCCGCCCTGTACGCCGGCCTGGGTGCCCTGCTGTCGACCTGCGTCTCGGCGATCAGCGGCTACGCGCTGGCGACGTACCGCTTCCGGGGCCGCGAGACGATCTTCAACGTGCTGCTCGCGGGCGTGCTGATGCCGCCGGTGATCCTGGCCGTCCCCCAGTACCTGCTGCTGGCCGAGGTCGACCTCACCGACTCCTACCTGTCCGTACTGCTGCCGCAGATCCTCTTCCCGTACGGCGTCTATCTCGCGCGGATCTACGCCGCAGCGGCGGTGCCCGCCGACGTGGTCGAGGCCGGGCGGATGGACGGGGCGAGCGAGTGGCGGATCTTCACGCGGATCGCGCTGCCGATGATGATCCCCGGCATGGTGACGGTGTTCCTGTTCCAGTTCGTGGCGATCTGGAACAACTTCCTGCTGCCGTACATCATGCTCAGCGACGACGAGAAGTTCCCGATCACGCTCGGTCTGTTCACCTTGCTGGAGCAGGGGGCCAACACCCCGGCGCTGTACACGCTGGTGATCACGGGCGCGTTCCTCGCGGTGCTCCCGCTGGTCGCCCTGTTCCTGGTCATCCAGCGCTTCTGGAGTCTGGATCTGCTGTCCGGAGCCGTAAAGTCATGA
- a CDS encoding ArsR/SmtB family transcription factor — MLRTPTDETRLRILAWLKETGPAEGGVTADAVAERFSLARPVAVTHLRLLEATGMLRTSRSAGRVRYHRDEVRIAEVARMFEKGW; from the coding sequence ATGCTGAGGACTCCCACGGACGAGACACGGCTGCGCATCCTGGCCTGGCTGAAGGAAACCGGCCCCGCCGAGGGCGGGGTCACCGCGGACGCCGTCGCCGAGAGATTCTCGCTGGCCCGCCCGGTCGCCGTGACCCACCTCCGGCTGCTCGAAGCCACCGGCATGCTGCGCACCAGCCGGTCCGCGGGCCGCGTGCGCTACCACCGCGACGAAGTACGGATCGCCGAGGTCGCCCGCATGTTTGAGAAGGGCTGGTAG
- a CDS encoding beta-galactosidase has translation MPETTPRGLTRLAFGGDYNPEQWPESVWQEDVRLMREAGVTMVSVGIFSWALLEPSPGVYDFGWLDRVLDLLHENGIRVDLGTPTVCPPVWFYRAHPEALPVTPEGVRHEFGSRAAICHSNTDYRSAAAAITTKLAEHYGDHPALAMWHVHNEYGVPVSACYCDSCAAHFRRWLATTYGTVDAVNAAWGTAFWGQRYTDLEQINPPRLTPTSVNPGQALDYKRFADATMRENFVAERDILHRLSPGVPVTTNFMTALSQCDSVDYWAWGREVDIVTNDHYLITDGRRTHVNLAMAADLTRSVAGGAPWLLLEHSTSGVNWQPRNPAKAPGQMARNSLAHVARGSEGALFFQWRQSRRGAEKFHSAMLPHGGTGTRVWREVTELGSAVDALAAIRGTRTVADVAVLWDWHSWWAQNLDWRPSEDHDARERADAFYEALYDRHLTVDFAHPEADLSRYPLVVVPALYLMTQTAGNNLKAYVENGGTLVVSYFSGIVDEHDAVHEGAYPGPLRDVLGLTVEEFSPLLPGERVRVTGPDGSELGADVWTEFVMPRGAETVCTYADGLTAGHPAITRHSLGEGTAWYVSTRLGTDGLDTLLGLAIEDARLAPRADLPRDVEVVRRTGESGTYLFAVNHTGADAKVPLETPGTELLTGERAAGRLVVPAGAVRVVRLDG, from the coding sequence ATGCCGGAGACCACCCCCAGGGGCCTCACCAGGCTCGCCTTCGGCGGGGACTACAACCCCGAGCAGTGGCCGGAGAGCGTCTGGCAGGAGGACGTCCGGCTGATGCGGGAGGCCGGCGTCACGATGGTGAGCGTCGGGATCTTCTCCTGGGCACTGCTGGAGCCGTCGCCCGGCGTCTACGACTTCGGCTGGCTCGACCGCGTGCTCGACCTGCTGCACGAGAACGGCATCCGCGTCGACCTCGGCACGCCCACCGTCTGCCCGCCGGTCTGGTTCTACCGCGCCCACCCCGAGGCCCTGCCGGTGACACCGGAGGGCGTGCGCCACGAGTTCGGCTCCCGCGCCGCGATCTGCCACAGCAACACCGACTACCGCTCGGCCGCGGCGGCCATCACCACCAAGCTTGCCGAGCACTACGGCGACCACCCGGCCCTGGCGATGTGGCACGTGCACAACGAGTACGGCGTCCCCGTCTCGGCCTGCTACTGCGACTCCTGCGCCGCGCACTTCCGTCGCTGGCTCGCGACGACCTACGGCACGGTCGACGCCGTCAACGCGGCCTGGGGCACGGCCTTCTGGGGCCAGCGCTACACGGACCTCGAGCAGATCAACCCGCCCCGGCTCACCCCGACATCGGTGAACCCGGGCCAGGCGCTGGACTACAAGCGGTTCGCCGACGCCACCATGCGCGAGAACTTCGTGGCGGAGCGGGACATTCTGCACCGCCTCTCACCGGGCGTCCCGGTCACCACCAACTTCATGACGGCCCTGAGCCAGTGCGACTCCGTCGACTACTGGGCCTGGGGCCGCGAGGTCGACATCGTCACCAACGACCACTATCTGATCACCGACGGCCGCCGCACCCACGTCAACCTCGCGATGGCCGCCGACCTCACCCGCTCGGTGGCGGGCGGTGCCCCCTGGCTGCTCCTGGAGCACTCCACCTCGGGCGTCAACTGGCAGCCCCGCAACCCCGCCAAGGCCCCCGGCCAGATGGCCCGCAACTCCCTCGCCCATGTGGCGCGCGGCTCCGAGGGCGCCCTGTTCTTCCAGTGGCGCCAGTCCCGGCGCGGCGCCGAGAAGTTCCACTCGGCGATGCTCCCGCACGGCGGCACCGGCACCCGCGTCTGGCGCGAGGTCACCGAACTCGGTTCGGCCGTCGACGCGTTGGCCGCCATACGGGGCACCCGCACCGTCGCCGACGTGGCCGTGCTGTGGGACTGGCACTCCTGGTGGGCACAGAACCTCGACTGGCGTCCCAGCGAGGACCATGACGCCCGCGAACGCGCCGACGCCTTCTACGAGGCCCTCTACGACCGCCACCTCACGGTCGACTTCGCCCACCCGGAAGCCGACTTGTCGAGGTATCCCCTTGTCGTCGTACCGGCCCTCTACCTGATGACGCAGACGGCCGGGAACAACCTCAAGGCCTACGTGGAGAACGGCGGCACGCTGGTCGTCTCGTACTTCTCGGGGATCGTCGACGAGCACGACGCCGTCCACGAGGGCGCCTACCCGGGCCCGCTGCGGGACGTCCTCGGCCTCACCGTCGAGGAGTTCTCGCCGCTGCTGCCCGGCGAACGGGTCCGTGTCACCGGACCCGACGGATCCGAACTGGGCGCCGACGTATGGACCGAGTTCGTGATGCCGCGCGGCGCCGAGACCGTCTGCACCTACGCCGACGGCCTCACCGCGGGCCACCCGGCCATCACCCGGCACAGCCTCGGCGAGGGCACCGCCTGGTACGTCTCCACCCGGCTCGGCACCGACGGCCTCGACACGCTGCTTGGCCTGGCGATCGAGGACGCGCGCCTCGCCCCGCGCGCCGACCTGCCCAGGGACGTCGAAGTCGTACGCCGCACCGGTGAGTCGGGCACCTACCTGTTCGCCGTCAACCACACCGGCGCGGACGCCAAGGTGCCCCTGGAGACCCCGGGCACCGAGCTGCTGACCGGAGAACGCGCCGCGGGCCGCCTGGTGGTCCCGGCCGGAGCCGTCCGGGTCGTCCGGCTCGACGGCTGA
- a CDS encoding glycoside hydrolase family 53 protein: MFHPRRTLRALLLPLAAGLALTALPAQTAQAASTLTNGGFETDGSGAATPSGWSESGATGASFVESGGHGGSHRLSHWASTAYKTETWQYLSGLTNGQYKLTAWVRSGGGQKSAYIALKNCGGAEQRTDLPVSSSGWIRIVVPVHVTGNQCTISINSDANAGNWINVDDLTFTSGTSGTSIKGADISSLAKSEAKGGVYRNSSGTAGDALAVLKSSGMNYARLKVWVNPADGYNNKARVLAMAKRVKAQGMKLLVDFHYSDFWADPGRQDKPAAWAGHSYSQLRTDVYNHTHDVLNALKAQGTTADMVQVGNEINGGMLWTEGSTSNWTQLAGLLNSGYDAVKAVDSSTTVALHLAEGGDLEGTRWWFDSARSNGVRFDVIGLSYYGYWHGTLADFQTTLDDAASRYGKPVYVAETAYPFRLDSEDAHENIIDLTGELVPGYPASVAGQTRWMNDVASIVEAVPNGRGLGIFYWEATWTAVGGNGWDPTDASSGNGWENQALFGYDDRALSSMSWFRHR; this comes from the coding sequence ATGTTCCATCCCAGACGCACGCTCAGAGCCCTGCTGCTGCCGCTCGCAGCGGGGCTCGCCCTCACCGCTCTGCCCGCGCAGACCGCCCAGGCCGCGAGCACCCTCACCAACGGAGGCTTCGAGACCGACGGTTCGGGCGCGGCCACGCCGAGCGGTTGGTCCGAGTCCGGCGCCACCGGCGCCTCGTTCGTCGAGTCCGGCGGCCACGGCGGGAGCCACCGCCTGAGCCACTGGGCCTCCACCGCCTACAAGACGGAGACCTGGCAGTACCTGTCCGGACTCACCAACGGCCAGTACAAGCTCACCGCCTGGGTGCGCTCCGGCGGCGGGCAGAAGTCCGCGTACATAGCGCTGAAGAACTGCGGCGGCGCCGAGCAGCGCACCGATCTGCCGGTCTCGTCCAGTGGGTGGATCCGGATCGTCGTGCCGGTCCATGTGACCGGCAACCAATGCACCATCAGCATCAACAGTGACGCGAATGCCGGCAACTGGATCAATGTTGACGACCTGACCTTCACGTCGGGCACGTCCGGTACGTCGATCAAGGGCGCCGACATCTCCTCCCTGGCCAAGAGCGAGGCCAAGGGCGGCGTCTACCGCAACAGTTCCGGAACGGCCGGCGACGCCCTGGCCGTCCTCAAGTCGTCCGGCATGAACTACGCGCGCCTCAAGGTGTGGGTGAACCCGGCCGACGGCTACAACAACAAGGCACGCGTCCTGGCCATGGCCAAGCGCGTCAAGGCGCAGGGCATGAAGCTGCTGGTCGACTTCCACTACTCGGACTTCTGGGCCGACCCCGGCCGCCAGGACAAGCCCGCCGCCTGGGCCGGACACTCGTACAGTCAACTCAGGACGGACGTGTACAACCACACGCACGACGTGTTGAACGCCTTGAAGGCTCAGGGCACCACCGCCGACATGGTCCAGGTGGGCAATGAGATCAACGGCGGCATGCTGTGGACCGAGGGATCCACCTCCAACTGGACACAACTGGCCGGCCTGCTCAACTCCGGCTACGACGCCGTCAAGGCGGTCGACTCGTCCACCACCGTCGCCCTGCACCTCGCCGAGGGCGGTGATCTGGAGGGCACCCGCTGGTGGTTCGACAGCGCGCGGTCCAACGGCGTGAGGTTCGACGTGATCGGCCTGTCGTACTACGGCTACTGGCACGGCACACTGGCCGACTTCCAGACCACCCTCGACGACGCGGCCTCCCGCTACGGCAAGCCGGTGTACGTCGCCGAGACCGCCTACCCGTTCCGCCTGGACAGCGAGGACGCGCACGAGAACATCATCGACCTCACCGGCGAGCTGGTCCCCGGCTATCCGGCGAGCGTGGCCGGCCAGACCCGGTGGATGAACGACGTGGCGAGCATCGTGGAGGCCGTCCCGAACGGCCGGGGCCTCGGCATCTTCTACTGGGAGGCCACCTGGACCGCGGTGGGAGGCAACGGCTGGGACCCGACCGACGCCTCCTCCGGCAACGGCTGGGAGAACCAGGCGCTGTTCGGCTACGACGACCGGGCACTCTCGTCGATGTCCTGGTTCCGCCACCGCTGA
- a CDS encoding carbohydrate ABC transporter permease has protein sequence MKSTARRQAYGVKGAPYAFLLPATILFALFFALPIGYAIWLSFHKVKVSGLGLGSGARKEVWAGLENYTDALTDSELLHGTLRVLGYGCVVVPVMLGLALLFALMLDSEKVRLAPFTRLAIFLPYAIPGVVAALLWGFLYLPDVSPFYFVLDKLGMPQPDLLDGGPLYLALSNIAVWGGTGFNMIVIYTSLQAIPAEVYEAAKLDGATPTQIALRIKIPMVAPSLVLTFFFSIIATLQVFNEPTTLKPLTNSVSTTWSPLMKVYRDAFGEGDIHSAAAQAVIIAFATLLLSFGFLRAANRRQKQEATR, from the coding sequence GTGAAAAGCACGGCACGCCGGCAGGCGTACGGGGTCAAGGGCGCCCCGTACGCCTTCCTCCTCCCCGCGACGATCCTGTTCGCGCTGTTCTTCGCACTCCCCATCGGCTACGCGATCTGGCTCAGCTTCCACAAGGTGAAGGTCTCCGGCCTGGGTCTCGGCTCAGGGGCCCGCAAGGAGGTCTGGGCCGGTCTGGAGAACTACACCGACGCCCTCACCGACAGCGAGCTCCTGCACGGGACGCTGCGCGTACTGGGCTACGGCTGCGTCGTGGTACCCGTCATGCTCGGCCTCGCCCTGCTGTTCGCGCTGATGCTGGACTCCGAGAAGGTGCGGCTGGCACCCTTCACCCGGCTCGCGATCTTCCTGCCGTACGCCATCCCCGGCGTGGTGGCGGCGCTGCTGTGGGGCTTCCTGTACCTGCCGGACGTGAGCCCCTTCTACTTCGTGCTCGACAAGCTGGGCATGCCGCAGCCGGATCTGCTGGACGGCGGGCCGCTGTACCTCGCCCTCTCCAACATCGCGGTGTGGGGCGGCACCGGATTCAACATGATCGTCATCTACACCTCGCTCCAGGCGATCCCGGCGGAGGTGTACGAGGCGGCGAAGCTGGACGGCGCGACGCCCACACAGATCGCGCTGCGGATCAAGATCCCGATGGTGGCGCCCTCGCTGGTGCTGACCTTCTTCTTCTCGATCATCGCCACGCTCCAGGTGTTCAACGAGCCGACCACCCTCAAGCCGCTCACCAACTCCGTGTCCACGACGTGGAGTCCGCTGATGAAGGTGTACCGGGACGCGTTCGGCGAGGGCGACATCCACAGCGCCGCCGCGCAGGCCGTGATCATCGCCTTCGCCACACTCCTGCTGTCCTTCGGCTTCCTGCGAGCCGCGAACCGTCGTCAGAAGCAGGAGGCCACTCGATGA
- a CDS encoding SseB family protein: METPANNPTPTPAQRALDVLAENTEDAAALNALADSDVLIPVPDDANDADAANPSAVALPVLEQPGGEPVVPVFTSEVEMAGLLPFVSRYRMVPLGALAAQWPADDLSLTIDGSSEHRLTLTSEGVRTLLARP, encoded by the coding sequence ATGGAGACACCCGCAAACAACCCCACGCCCACGCCCGCCCAGCGGGCTCTGGACGTCCTCGCCGAGAACACCGAGGACGCGGCGGCTCTGAACGCGCTCGCCGACAGCGACGTGCTCATCCCCGTGCCCGACGACGCGAACGACGCCGACGCCGCCAACCCCTCCGCGGTGGCGCTGCCGGTGCTGGAGCAGCCCGGCGGCGAACCGGTGGTGCCCGTGTTCACCTCCGAGGTGGAGATGGCCGGGCTGCTGCCGTTCGTCTCCCGCTACCGCATGGTGCCGCTCGGCGCCCTCGCCGCGCAGTGGCCGGCCGACGACCTGTCGCTCACCATCGACGGCAGCTCGGAGCACCGCCTGACGCTCACCTCGGAGGGAGTCCGCACCCTGCTGGCACGTCCGTAG
- a CDS encoding ABC transporter substrate-binding protein, whose product MPYTKRRRLVRTAVAVALGATTLAACGTESADSETESGPASLTYWTWTPGMDKVVDLWNKGPGKKDRITVTVKKQASGDTLVTKILTAHKAGKAPDLVQAEYQALPTLVSNDALADISKSVGEAKGSFADGVWQQTTLGTDAVYAVPQDIGPMMFYYREDLFKEYGLTVPTTWDEFAETARKLKKAAPDKDLTTFSANDSGLFAGLAQQAGAKWWTTSGDQWKVAIDDAATQKVAKFWGGLVEEGAVDNQPMYTPAWNKAINTGKQIAWVSAVWAPGTLTTAAPDTKGKWAMAPLPQWSASETRTGSWGGSSTAVTTDSKHQGAAAKFAAWLNTDSEALNALAKESGIYPAATNAQTSGAFLKPPAYFSNQADFYTKAADIAETTAPSAWGPNVNVAYTTFKDAFGAAAKNKSDFGAALKKMQDDTVADMKKQGFGVAR is encoded by the coding sequence ATGCCGTACACGAAGCGCCGCCGCCTCGTGAGAACCGCCGTCGCCGTCGCGCTCGGCGCCACCACACTCGCCGCCTGCGGGACGGAGTCCGCGGACAGCGAGACCGAGTCGGGCCCGGCGTCGCTGACGTACTGGACCTGGACACCCGGCATGGACAAGGTCGTGGACCTGTGGAACAAGGGCCCGGGCAAGAAGGACCGGATCACCGTCACGGTGAAGAAGCAGGCGTCCGGCGACACGCTGGTCACCAAGATCCTCACCGCGCACAAGGCGGGCAAGGCGCCCGACCTGGTGCAGGCGGAGTACCAGGCGCTGCCCACCCTGGTCAGCAATGACGCGCTGGCGGACATATCGAAGAGCGTGGGCGAGGCGAAGGGCAGCTTCGCCGACGGCGTCTGGCAGCAGACGACGCTGGGCACGGACGCGGTCTACGCGGTCCCGCAGGACATCGGGCCGATGATGTTCTACTACCGCGAGGACCTGTTCAAGGAGTACGGCCTGACGGTGCCGACGACCTGGGACGAGTTCGCCGAGACCGCCCGCAAGCTCAAGAAGGCGGCGCCCGACAAGGACCTGACCACCTTCTCCGCCAACGACTCCGGCCTCTTCGCGGGCCTCGCCCAGCAGGCGGGCGCCAAGTGGTGGACGACCTCCGGCGACCAGTGGAAGGTCGCCATCGACGACGCGGCGACGCAGAAGGTCGCGAAGTTCTGGGGCGGCCTGGTCGAGGAGGGCGCCGTCGACAACCAGCCGATGTACACGCCGGCCTGGAACAAGGCGATCAACACCGGCAAGCAGATCGCCTGGGTCAGCGCCGTGTGGGCTCCCGGCACCCTGACCACCGCCGCCCCCGACACCAAGGGCAAGTGGGCCATGGCCCCACTCCCCCAGTGGTCCGCGAGCGAGACCCGCACCGGCAGCTGGGGCGGCTCCTCCACCGCCGTCACCACGGACTCCAAGCACCAGGGCGCCGCCGCGAAGTTCGCCGCCTGGCTGAACACCGACAGCGAGGCCCTCAACGCGCTGGCGAAGGAGAGCGGCATCTACCCGGCCGCCACGAACGCCCAGACCAGCGGGGCCTTCCTCAAGCCGCCGGCCTACTTCTCGAACCAGGCCGACTTCTACACCAAGGCCGCCGACATCGCGGAGACCACGGCACCGTCCGCCTGGGGCCCCAACGTGAACGTCGCCTACACCACGTTCAAGGACGCCTTCGGCGCCGCCGCGAAGAACAAGTCCGACTTCGGCGCGGCCCTGAAGAAGATGCAGGACGACACCGTCGCCGACATGAAGAAGCAGGGCTTCGGGGTCGCTCGGTGA
- a CDS encoding maltokinase N-terminal cap-like domain-containing protein: MAVIHHTTLTPSKVELLASWLPSRPWYRAGPAEPELVKAGGFRLDDPQGEVGIEFLVVTDTSGNRPTGYLVPLTYRGAPLDGVESALVGTMEHGVLGKRWAYDGCHDPVMVGQLAALIEGRVQAQDQNISDVPDREVTTSYTGAGPLPTDFTAGDDHDGTLLTTPQGTTLHLHRVLQPAPDGPLTPARGATGHVTGCWQLPDGTRARGVLAVLHAGPRT; encoded by the coding sequence ATGGCCGTCATCCACCACACCACGCTGACACCGTCCAAGGTGGAACTGCTCGCCTCCTGGCTCCCGTCCCGCCCCTGGTACCGCGCTGGCCCGGCCGAGCCGGAGCTGGTCAAGGCCGGCGGGTTCCGGCTGGACGATCCGCAGGGCGAGGTCGGGATCGAGTTCCTGGTCGTCACCGACACGTCTGGCAACCGCCCGACCGGCTACCTGGTGCCGCTCACGTACCGCGGCGCCCCGCTCGACGGTGTGGAGAGCGCCCTCGTCGGCACCATGGAGCACGGTGTGCTCGGGAAGCGCTGGGCCTACGACGGCTGCCACGACCCCGTGATGGTCGGCCAGTTGGCGGCCTTGATCGAGGGACGGGTGCAGGCCCAGGACCAGAACATCAGCGACGTCCCAGACCGGGAGGTCACCACCTCCTACACCGGGGCGGGGCCCCTCCCCACGGACTTCACCGCCGGCGACGATCACGACGGCACCCTGCTGACCACGCCCCAGGGCACGACCCTCCACCTGCACCGGGTCCTCCAGCCCGCCCCGGACGGCCCGTTGACCCCCGCCCGGGGAGCGACCGGCCACGTCACCGGCTGCTGGCAACTGCCGGACGGTACGCGTGCCCGGGGTGTCCTGGCCGTTCTGCACGCTGGTCCCCGTACCTAG
- a CDS encoding LacI family DNA-binding transcriptional regulator: MTMNAAGGRRRPPTIHDVAREAGVSRGTVSRVLNGGHYVSPAAQEAVNAAIRRTGYVVNRHARSLITGRSDSIGFLLTEPQERFFEDPNFNVLLRGCTQALAAHDIPLLLMLAGTEDERRRITRYITAGHVDGVLLVSSHSGDPVAEELRGAGVPLVACGKPIGLASKVSYVAADDRDGARDMVRHLLSLGRRRVGMVTGPLDTPGGVERLAGYKEVLAEAGLEFDERLVVSGDYSRASGEAGAERLLGQAPDMDAVFVASDLMAQGVLAALQRAGRRVPQDVAVGGFDDSPAALAASPELTTIRQPWDRISTEMVRVLLAQIGGEDPAAVILPTELVKREST, from the coding sequence ATGACCATGAACGCTGCGGGAGGCAGGCGCAGGCCGCCCACGATCCACGATGTGGCGCGCGAGGCGGGGGTCTCGCGCGGCACCGTCTCTCGGGTGCTCAACGGCGGCCACTACGTCAGCCCGGCCGCCCAGGAGGCGGTCAACGCGGCCATCCGCAGGACGGGTTACGTCGTCAACCGGCACGCCCGCTCCCTGATCACCGGGCGGTCCGACTCGATCGGCTTCCTGCTCACGGAGCCGCAGGAGCGGTTCTTCGAGGACCCCAACTTCAATGTCCTGCTGCGCGGCTGCACCCAGGCGCTCGCCGCGCACGACATCCCGCTGCTGCTGATGCTGGCGGGAACCGAGGACGAACGCCGGCGCATCACGCGGTACATCACCGCCGGGCATGTCGACGGGGTGCTGCTGGTCTCCAGCCACTCCGGTGATCCCGTCGCCGAGGAGCTGCGCGGGGCGGGGGTGCCGCTGGTGGCGTGCGGGAAGCCGATCGGGCTGGCCTCCAAGGTGAGCTACGTGGCCGCCGACGACCGCGACGGTGCCCGCGACATGGTGCGTCATCTGCTGTCGCTCGGGCGGCGGCGGGTGGGCATGGTGACCGGCCCGCTGGACACGCCGGGCGGTGTGGAGCGCCTGGCCGGCTACAAGGAGGTGCTGGCGGAGGCGGGCCTGGAGTTCGACGAGCGGCTCGTCGTCTCCGGCGACTACAGCCGGGCCAGCGGCGAGGCGGGGGCCGAGCGGCTGCTGGGGCAGGCCCCGGACATGGACGCGGTCTTCGTCGCCTCGGACCTGATGGCCCAGGGGGTGCTGGCGGCGCTGCAGCGGGCGGGCAGGCGGGTGCCGCAGGACGTCGCGGTGGGCGGCTTCGACGACTCACCGGCCGCGCTGGCCGCCAGCCCCGAGCTGACGACCATCCGGCAGCCGTGGGACCGCATCAGCACCGAGATGGTGCGGGTGCTGCTCGCGCAGATCGGGGGCGAGGATCCGGCGGCGGTGATCCTGCCGACGGAGTTGGTGAAGCGGGAGTCGACGTAG
- a CDS encoding MarR family winged helix-turn-helix transcriptional regulator has translation MAAKTAGARLEERWRDILSAHARTMCEIDRALHPHGLGASDFEVLDMLATAAPEEGEQCRVQNLVGRVHLSQSALSRLIARLEKDGLVTRSVCVEDRRGVWVSLTSRGRDLHAEVLPLQRAALARTLGA, from the coding sequence ATGGCGGCGAAAACGGCTGGTGCGCGGCTCGAGGAACGGTGGCGGGACATCCTGTCGGCGCACGCGCGCACGATGTGCGAGATCGACCGGGCGCTGCATCCGCACGGTCTCGGTGCCTCCGATTTCGAGGTCCTGGACATGCTGGCGACCGCCGCGCCCGAGGAGGGCGAGCAGTGCCGGGTGCAGAATCTGGTCGGGCGGGTCCATCTGAGCCAGAGCGCGCTGTCGCGGCTGATCGCCCGGCTGGAGAAGGACGGTCTGGTGACACGTTCGGTGTGCGTGGAGGACCGGCGCGGCGTGTGGGTCTCCCTGACCTCCAGGGGCCGTGACCTGCACGCCGAGGTGCTGCCGCTGCAGCGGGCGGCGCTGGCCCGGACGCTGGGCGCGTAA
- a CDS encoding Type 1 glutamine amidotransferase-like domain-containing protein, with protein sequence MAVQPPQRLALLGGGFSTDDDGLLDDWVLARARVPRPKVCFVPTASGDAPAYVEQFRTAFRSVCPHYDSEPGRRPSYRAAVAAGRLPAGWAVEDGAGVLFTQGVPTEAVTRVPGAEVYRVEPDGSGGVREQGLRCRVLTPSAPVRAPSSDRHRVWM encoded by the coding sequence ATGGCCGTACAACCCCCGCAGCGTCTAGCCCTCCTCGGCGGCGGATTCTCCACCGACGACGACGGTCTCCTGGACGACTGGGTCCTGGCCCGGGCGCGCGTGCCCCGCCCCAAGGTGTGCTTCGTTCCCACGGCCAGCGGAGACGCACCGGCCTACGTCGAACAGTTCCGGACGGCGTTCCGATCCGTCTGCCCGCACTACGACAGTGAACCGGGCCGGCGGCCGTCGTACCGGGCAGCCGTAGCGGCGGGGCGGCTGCCGGCGGGGTGGGCGGTGGAGGACGGGGCCGGAGTGCTCTTCACCCAGGGGGTGCCGACGGAGGCCGTCACCCGGGTGCCCGGAGCAGAGGTGTACCGCGTGGAGCCGGACGGGAGCGGCGGGGTGCGTGAGCAGGGGCTGCGCTGCCGGGTTCTCACGCCGTCCGCCCCCGTCCGCGCACCGAGCAGTGATCGGCACCGCGTATGGATGTGA